CAATTGGCTCAGCTATTGTTTGCTGGCATTAAGAGCATTACTCACGCCAGCGCTATTAGAGGAATTAGGCTTCCGAGTATTGCTACTGCCGCATCCCACGGTGGGAGTAGCCTGGTATATCTGGGCTGGATGGGCAACGCTGAGTTTGCTGCTGTTTATCGTCTATCACCCGCTCAACGCCAAAACTCTGTATAGGGCTGGTGCAAACACCTTTTTAGACCCCATTTTTCTGACTTTGACAGGCTTGTTGGGGCTGACTTGTACAGTGGTCTATGCAGTAACAGGCTCTTTATGGGCGATCGCTTTTGTCCACTGGGTGGTTGTGGTGGTTTGGCTAATCGCCTTAGGTGGACATGCAAAACTCGGCATAAAACCCTTATAACGACTGAAACCATAATTTATCCAGGTTGGACAAGTTATGGTTTCAGTCACAAAGTTAATTCACTTTTAATTTTTAATGCGGATGAAAGGACTTGAACCTTCACTCCGTGAGGAACTAGAACCTAAATCTAGCGCGTCTGCCAATTCCGCCACATCCGCCTGTTATCTGGCTTAACTATGATAGCAGAGGTGAACGAAAATCAACTACTGGCAGCGAATAAATATTGAAATTGGAGCTGGAAGTTAGGTGCGATCGCCTAAATTTCAGTACTCTAGGGCGGGGGATCGGCTTTCCACCTGGAGAAGGAGCCAAGAGGAACCAAATTTTCATAACTTAAAATAGAGAGGACAATCTCTAAAGTAGATACGGAATATTGATCTACTCCCGTGTAATTTTTGTTTAGGGACGTAGGAACACATTAAGTCATGAAGCAGTGGCAACGGGGGCTCCGTTATCTTTACCTGAGGTTCGTCCGGTTGCAAGCGACACCTGAGCAGATCTCGCGGGGATTCGCCTTGGGGATTTTTTGGGGGATGTTTCCGCTACCCGGATTGCAAATGGCGATCGCAGTTGTGAGCGCAGCCGTTGTTCGTGGCAGTAAATTGGCGGCAGCAGCAGGAACTTGGTTCAGCAACCCTTTGACGACTCTGCCGTTAACTGCATTTAACTTTCATGTTGGACAGTCAGTGCTAGGGCGAGAGTGGGAAGATTTGCCAACGGAAAATTTGCGATCGCTCGATAGCTTTCTTGCCTTAGGCACGGACTTTATTACTGGCTACTTGATGGGCTGTTTGATTGTCGGGCTGGCCTTTGCAGTAGTTAGCTATTTCGTGGGTATTCCAGTCGTTGATGCAATTCAGCGGCGCAATGCGGCTCGCCGATTAAAGCGACGGAAGGCACGTTTCTATAAGCCTTTGAAGTATCGCGATCGCTCCCAGTTGCACTAACAGTTAGTCACCAAAACGTAGGTTGATGCGATCGCGAGATTAAACCAGTCGTAGTAATAAATGAGCGGCGATCGCAGCAGCCTGGAACTTGATGAGTTGGGTTGCAGTCAAAGTTAACAAAGCAGCCAACGCAACCAGATATTATGCGGTGACGTTGACGGCTACAACTCCTGCTCGCTCAGGTTACTAGACAACATTTGCCATTCAAACTTAATTTTGTGGTGTGAAGGTTTAGCTCCTTGCTAAATCACAGGACTTGTTTGAGTTTTTCAACAGTTCATGAAGCAATTAATGTATTTCTGCAACCTTATACAAACTGACAGGTTGCCTTTAAAGGTTAAAGCAAAGAGCAAGGCAAAATAGAGGGCAGTGTTGACGCTGAACCCGATTCATTACAAGCAAATGTTGTAGGCATGGCGAGACAAGCCTTTTGTGACGAATTAAACCCAGATTGACAAACGAAGTGACTGTTATGCGTGTCCCAACTCTTGCACTTTGTACCCTAGCTGCTGTGGCAGGCTGGGATTTAACTCACCAAGCGAGTGCTGGTCAGGCACCGAAAGCCGTCGTCCCACAGCCTACAGCGAATAATTTTGTCGTCCCTGCCGAAACCACTGCACCCACGCCAGTAGAAGCGATCGCTCCGCCAGAAACCTTGGTGGCTCAGCAGTTTTCAGAGAGCACAACCCAGCCGAGTGACAGCGCCCAGTACTACCAGCAATATCAACCTGCTGTCGTAGTTCCAACGGCACCCGTTGAATCTCAGACTCGGCCTGCTAGTTTCCCTGCGCCAACTACAACTGCGCCAACTCCTACAACCACGGCTCGCCCCAACGCGATCGCCCCATCTCCGCAAGTCGCTGCCACACCCAGCCGAACGACTACGCCACCCAAAACCAATAACGCCAATGGGAATTTGGTGGTGACTGCGACCGATGTAAAAATCGTAGGGGTCAACGAAGAACTGCAACAAGTAGTACGCAACGTGATCCGCACCCGCCCAGGCGGCACCACGAGCCAAAGTCAGTTGCAAGACGATGTCAGCCGCATTTTGAATAGTGGGTTATTTGCCAACGCCAATGTTAGTAGCCGCAGCAATGCCACAGGCTTAGATGTCACCTATCAAGTCACGCCAGTGGTGGTGCGATCGCTGCAATTGACTGGGGCGAAGGTACTCACTCCTGCGATCGCTCAAGAATTGTTTGCGACTCAGCTCGGCAATCAAATTAGCCCTGCCGCGCTCGATCAAGGAGGGCGCAACATTAACAACTGGTACAAGCAAAATGGCTACTCCTTGGCGCGGGTGGTTGCCATTGAACCCAGCCAAAACGGCGTTGTTACCGTAGAAGTGGCTGAAGGAACGGTTGGTAAAATCAACTTCCTCTTCGTCAATGACAAAGGAGAAACTGTCGATGAGGAAGGCAAAACGATTCAGGGTAGAACTCAAGAGTCGTTCCTGAGACGAGAAATTCAGTTACAGCCAGGGCAAACCTTCCGAGAAGACGTAGTTCGCCAAGATTTACAACGACTGTACCAACTAGGTTTGTTTGACAACGCCGAAATCACATTGAACGGTGATTCGCGGCAGGTGGATGTTACTTACAACCTGACCGAGCGTCCACCGAGAGCGGTGAATGTAGGAGCAGGCTACAGCGAAGATAGCGGCATTTATGGCACCGTCAACTACCAAGACCAAAATATTGGTGGCGTCGGCCAGAGCGTCGGCGGCAATGTGCTAGTAGGTCGTCGGGATGTGCAGTTTGATGTCAACTTCAAGAGCCCTTACCGAGTTAGTCAACCCGACAAGATTGGCTATCAAGTCGATGCCTTCCGCAAACGGGGTCTCTCCTCCACCTTCAACGAGGACATCGGCCTACCTAACGGCGACAAAGTTCGCGAAGGCAAATTTGGGGGTGGTGTCACGCTCCAAAGACCGCTAGGAGATTGGCAAGGTTCGGTGGGACTAAACTACACCCGCACCAGCATTCGCGATAGTGATGGCAAGATTTCGCCAGTGGATGAGTTGGGTAATCCTCTATCCTTTAGTGGCACGGGCATTGATGACTTGACGACGGTTTCGTTTGGGGCCACGCGCGATCGCCGGAATAACCCAGTCAACCCCACCGATGGTTCGGTGCTAACACTCAGCACCGCCCAATCAATTCCTGTGGGGCAGGGCAATATTCTCTCGAATCGCCTGCAAGCGAACTACACGCAATATGTCCCCACCCGCATCATTAATTCCAGTAAGAAAGAGCCAGAAGTATTTGCCTTCAACCTGCAAGGGGGAACCACAATTGGTGATTTGCCTCCCTACAGCGCTTTTAACTTAGGTGGTCCGAATACAGTGCGAGGTTACGGCCAAGGGGAAGTTGCCACAGGACGCAGCTATGTCTTGGCCTCAGCGGAATACCGCATTCCAATTCTGACCTCACCTGTGAGTGGAGTCGTGTTTGCTGACTTCGCCTCCGATTTAGGCTCTGGGAACACGGTTCCTGGCGATCCAGGAGCAGTGCGGGAGAAACCAGGTACTGGATTTG
This genomic stretch from Trichocoleus sp. FACHB-46 harbors:
- a CDS encoding DUF2062 domain-containing protein codes for the protein MKQWQRGLRYLYLRFVRLQATPEQISRGFALGIFWGMFPLPGLQMAIAVVSAAVVRGSKLAAAAGTWFSNPLTTLPLTAFNFHVGQSVLGREWEDLPTENLRSLDSFLALGTDFITGYLMGCLIVGLAFAVVSYFVGIPVVDAIQRRNAARRLKRRKARFYKPLKYRDRSQLH
- a CDS encoding BamA/TamA family outer membrane protein is translated as MRVPTLALCTLAAVAGWDLTHQASAGQAPKAVVPQPTANNFVVPAETTAPTPVEAIAPPETLVAQQFSESTTQPSDSAQYYQQYQPAVVVPTAPVESQTRPASFPAPTTTAPTPTTTARPNAIAPSPQVAATPSRTTTPPKTNNANGNLVVTATDVKIVGVNEELQQVVRNVIRTRPGGTTSQSQLQDDVSRILNSGLFANANVSSRSNATGLDVTYQVTPVVVRSLQLTGAKVLTPAIAQELFATQLGNQISPAALDQGGRNINNWYKQNGYSLARVVAIEPSQNGVVTVEVAEGTVGKINFLFVNDKGETVDEEGKTIQGRTQESFLRREIQLQPGQTFREDVVRQDLQRLYQLGLFDNAEITLNGDSRQVDVTYNLTERPPRAVNVGAGYSEDSGIYGTVNYQDQNIGGVGQSVGGNVLVGRRDVQFDVNFKSPYRVSQPDKIGYQVDAFRKRGLSSTFNEDIGLPNGDKVREGKFGGGVTLQRPLGDWQGSVGLNYTRTSIRDSDGKISPVDELGNPLSFSGTGIDDLTTVSFGATRDRRNNPVNPTDGSVLTLSTAQSIPVGQGNILSNRLQANYTQYVPTRIINSSKKEPEVFAFNLQGGTTIGDLPPYSAFNLGGPNTVRGYGQGEVATGRSYVLASAEYRIPILTSPVSGVVFADFASDLGSGNTVPGDPGAVREKPGTGFGYGVGVRVKSPLGIIRADYGINDQGDDRLQFGLGQRF